Within Quercus lobata isolate SW786 chromosome 5, ValleyOak3.0 Primary Assembly, whole genome shotgun sequence, the genomic segment aagtagaaaattacacacaatgaataacattttattcaagaaattatgtaaagataaataatagggactaatgcaaatcatggcttaattatacaaattaagaataataataaggagatagcgcccatataaatatataacaagtatacattttaaggcgttatcagTACGTCCACAGGACATGTAACAGTTCTTCCACCTATTTTCCCTTCGCatcgtccaacctcttcttgagtccattcactatgaccttgttaacagccTCGATTTGTCCATTCCCTTGAGGGTAAGCTAGGGTAGAATACCAATTCGTAATTCCTAGGTCACAACAGTATCTCTTGAAAGATTTGCTATCAAACTAAAGGTCATTGTCAAAGATAAGGGTACGAGGGACCCTGAATCGtgtaacaatatttttacaaacaaatttcttggcatccacgtcGCTAATATTTGCCAAGGGCTCagtttcaacccatttagtgaagtagtcaatGCCGACTAGTAGGTATCTCTTATTTCCTACTGCGTTAGGGAAAGGGCCTACAATATCTAAGCCTCATTGAGCGAATGGTCAAAGGTTAGACAGAGGATTAAGGACTCTTCCCGGTGGTGTATGTTTGGTGCAAACCTTTGacactggtcgcacttctttACATATTCCTATGCCTCCTTTTGCATGTTTAGCCACCAATAGCCTTAAGTGATGGCTCTGTGTGCCAAAGATCTACCTCCAGTGTGGCTTCCGCAAATCCCCTCATGTAACTCCTCAAGGAGTAATTTTATTGCCTCAGGATGTATGCATAGTAGGTATGGCTCAGAAAAAAAAGcgtttatataatttttggtcCTCGGACAGCCAGAACCGAAGAGCCTTTCTCCATACCTTGTCTGCTTCTGATTTCCCCTTGGGCAGGATATCCTCCTTCAAGAATATTAccatggggtccatccagctaggccctACTCTAGCTTGGTGAATATAGACCACCTCTCTCTTCACCTCTGTGGGCTTGTACAAATCCTCTACAAGGATGATCTGGGGTAGACTCTAcgctgaggaggtggcaagtgTGGCTAGGGAATTAGCATGTGTGTTTTCACTTTTGGGGATATGCGATAGGCTGAAAGATTCAAACCCCGATTGCAAATTCCTGACTTGACTCAAGTATCCTTACATTCTCTCGTCTCTTGTTTCCAACTCTCCCTTCGTCTGGCCAAAAACCagtcttgagtccgagaacatctCTACTGCCTTTTCACCCATTCTTTGGACCATGGCCATTCCCATCACTAGGGCTTCATACTTAGCCTCGTTGTTCATGGCCGAGAATCCCAATCTTAATGATTTCTCAATGATGATTTTCTCGAGTGAGatcagaactagccccactccggGCCCCCTTTGATTCGCTGCACCATCAACATATACCTTCTAGATTAAATTTCCTTACGGGGTGATTATGCCAACTTATTTTCCATCCATGTGTTGTGTTTCTACCTCTTTCTCAAATAGTGATTCAACGAACTCGGCCATCAAATCTGTGAGGACCTGGCCCTTAACAGAGGTACGGGACatatatttgatgtcaaaagcccctAAGATCGTTCCCCACATGGCAATCCTCCTTGTGTAGTCAGCACTTTAGAGCAGAGTTTTGAGCGGGAGCTGAGTTAGGACAACAACTGTGTGTGCTTGGAAGTAGTGTAGGAGTTTACATGTGGCATGCACCATTGTCAAGATGGCCTTCTTCAATGGTAGATAACGAAtctcggcctcatgtaatgatttgctcatGTAATAGACTGGCCTTTGTATGCCACTATCAACTCGTATCAACACCAAGCTTACAACATGAGGGGCTACgacaatataagcaaacagAACTTCATCAATCTCAAGAGGggacatgataggtggatgAGAGAGATATTCCTTAAGCTATTGGAAAGCCAAAGCACACTCCTCgatccattcaaatcccttccataTATTCATCAATATGAAGAAGGGACTACATCTATCTGCTGATCGAGAGATAAATCGATTCAAGGCAGTAGCCATTTCGGTTAGCTTCTGTACTTCCTTAGGATTCCGAGGTGGTTGTAAACTGTTAATCGCCTTAATCTGATCGGGATTAACCTCAATTCTCTGATGAGTTACTTCGTAACCCAAAAACTTTCCTGATCCTACTCTAAAAGGGCACTTAGAAGCGTTGAGGCGCAAATTGTGTTTcctcagaatttcaaaaatacTCCCGAGATCTCCCACATGCTCAGACACCACATAaatttttaccaccatgtcatctatgtAGACCTCTATATTCTTGCCCAATTGTGACTCAAACATCCTAATCATCATCCTCTAATAAGTAGATCCTACGTTTTTTagaccaaaaggcatcaccttgtagtgatagtttccaatgggggtgacaaaagctgtcttcTCTTGATCGTCCAAGGCCAATGGTATCTGGTGGTATCCCTAGAAGGCATCTAAgaaactcatccgaggatggcttACTGTTGCATCTACCAATTGGTCTATCCGAGACAGAGGGAAGGGATCTTTTGGACAAGttttgttcaagtctgtgaagtctatacacactcgccactttccatttttcttttttaccaccacGATATTGGCTAGCCACTCATGGTAGAACACCTCCTTAATAGCCCCTGCTTGCTTAAGCTTCATCACCTCGTGTCTGACAGCATTAGAATGATCTTTGGATGAGCGCCGAGATGGTTGCTTTTTTGGGGGTGACAGATAGATTAACATTTAAATGATGGCAGATGAAGCTCGGGTCCACCCCCGATTCTTTGTAAGCATTCCATGCAAACACGTCAATATTTTTCCTATGAAATTCTACTAGCTCTTCCTTCTCCTGAGGAGGTAGCTGAGTTCTGATCaaaaagaacttctccgggtcaTCACCGACCATAACTGTTTCTAAATCTTCACATTTTGCCTCCTCGGCTGGTCCATTTATAGGCAATGCCGGAGCCTTTGATTACTACAAGCCCCCTCCAGCAGAGGCCGTGGACTTGGCTTCGGGTTGATGTAAGATGGCAGCCACTAGGCATTGCCTAGCTGTGGATTGGCTCCCCACGATTTCTTCAAAGCGACCCCCAGACAGATATTTCACCTTCTAGTGCAGAATGGAAGAGACAGCCTCCAAGGCATGAAACCAGGGTCTGGCTACAATGGTCGTGTAGGGGGAATAGGCATCCACCATGATTGTAAAATGTACTCCCCCTAGAtcgagggttttacatggagtcgccacttatttaatttaaaaggaaaaataagaaaaccttcaataaaaatacttatgttgtattaatgtatatgacaatttacatcaaattttgtaacaaaaatttacaatgcttttttgtcctagatacaatctaagaaaagtaaatcacattgctttatttccaaattacattctaaaaaaaggaaaattacatatataacattctaaaaaaagtaaaattacatATACAAGAGCTTCGTCTAGAATCCTTAATCTTGGTTCGGAAACTAATTTACGAGATGGGAagggattaagcacccatctcgCCCGGTAAAACCAGTCTCCTAAGTTAAGGTGGCCAAtatcatgtcatgtcaaacaaatacaaacaatatgtcatataaacatgtTAATTTGCAGGGattgtaaacaaatatgtgGTAGGGGAATTAgacataaaaagaaacaaaaagtgaaaCTTGTTAGATAACAATTTTAATGTAAAGAAAGCATTAaggtaatggcatgttcatccaagaaaTCAATGTAAACAAAgaattcctagcctagacatgttcatctaagcatgtgaaaaaaaaaaaaaaaaaaaaaaaaaaaaaaagttgtcatgttatttgtcatcaacataattgcaaagagaaacaaataaaaataaaacatttgagCATATTTGATCATCTAAGCGATTATGAAAAGAAGTTAAGGAAAATCCCTAGACATGTTAAtctagagaaaatcaaaatacttaGACATATTTGTTCAAGCATTTGAAAAAAAGTAGAACAactacctagacatgttcatcttaAGCATTCAAGGGAAAGTTGCGCTTTGAcctagaagtgttcatctaagcattcaagagaaaattgtgctttagcctagaagtgttcatctaagcatgtaaaaGGAATATCAGTGAGACAtataggcatgttcatccaagcatatcatgaaagaaacaaataatgaCTTGTTAAGCATTTATTCAAGCATGTGTAGAAAGTTAAGAACATAATTAAATACTTATCAGCATAgaacataaattaaaaggggGAAGTGATCACTTAAAGGGTTAGGGAGAAAGCAAGGAGGTActaaactacaaccaaagtaagaacaatggttgcacaatagcttttcttttctactttctCACTAGCTCTCTAGAGGGAATTCGGGATCTAAAAAATGGAAgaggtcttctctatttataggagaagggatggcttagctttaaagctaatttattagctttcttctgaagctaagggaggagataacctgtttaaatgagctggaacggatttggtgttgatccccatttgaattttgaaaggaAGTTGAAGATGATGCTGCACCTGCTTCGTATTTTGGCTCTAACTTtccgctcaaaattccaattgattcaagatgggtttttttaaaaggaaattcaattatctacaactttttcagaaatatagaaagccaaatttcaactttttccaagccaaaaatgcgtttcaaattgctgctgaaaatagtaacgttttttgagcatttttgaaaattttcacaggatgtatctgtttcttatccaatttatttttcaaaaaaaacttttcttctgAAGCTAAAGGAAAGGATAAGCCTATTAGATAAGCTTGAACAAATTTGATGTTGATccccatttgaaattttgaaagaagaagatgatgctGAATTTGTATTATCTTCTGCACCTGTTTCGTATTTTGGCCATAAATTTCtactcaaaattccaattgattcaggattaattttttttgaaaggaaattcaattatctacaacttttatagaaatagagaaaatcaaatttcaacgTTTTCCAGGCCAAAAATGCGATTCAAGTTGCTGCTgaagataatgacgttttttgagcatttttctgtttttttttttgaattttttttttgaatttttcatggatcatatctccaaaaatttttcaaaagagcagataagatgccgtaaagaaaaacattttttattatttcttttaaaagaatgaaatccaataaaaatcacacttgattaattttaaattaattcttgtgagatccaatcaaaattaagtgtttaaaataggatgTGATTAGGCCCGTCGTGTAGGCGAGccatgatcattgaaaattgtttgtatgataacttttgattAGGTGGTccgatcaaaacccatgacaCACCATTATGATTATTAGAAtatcaagatttgtttttttatcaCAAATCTAAAGATTTACCGGTTGGTTAAATACAAGTTGTAAAATTGGATGTCTACAACGATGAAGTTTACCTCCACCACTTCTGAACTAGCTTGCACGAGTAATCTTATCAGACCCCTCGGAATGACTATCTTCCCatcaaaactcaccaaaggAGAATTGTAGGCGGTCAAGTCCTTGGGTCTCaaattcagccccttgtataagTCGGGGTACATAATTTCCGCACCACTGCCTTGGTCcaccatcaccctcttcacgtcATACCCACCAATTTTGAGCGTGACCACCAGAGCATCATCGTGGGACTGTATGGTTCCAATCTTATCCTCGTTCGAAAAACTTAGTGTCGATTGGATATCCATTCTAGCCTTCTTCGGCTCCAGATTATTATCCTTAGCGGACAGTCGAGCCACAGACATCACTCTAGAGGGACAAGAATCGGTCTTTCCTGGAGcagcaaagatgacattgatcaTTTCTGGAGGAGGTCTTGAAGAAGTATCTCTCTGGGGTTCCGAACCTATCTGGCTCCCCTGGCCAGTAGAATGATGCAAATGACTCCCCTGGCCACTAGAATGATGCAAAAGATGATGCAAAAGCTACTTCAACTTTCCTTCTCAGACCAGCTGGTCCAAATGGTCCCACAAATTTCTACAGTCCTCCGTAGTGTGTCCCTGGTCCTGATGTTATTGGCAATAAAGGCTCTGGTTGCGTCTCATGGGGTTTCcagccatcttgtttggccatttgaagaacgactcattcttaatcttctccagAACCTAATGCATCGATTCTCGGAACATCGCATTAACTGCCTAAGTATTAGTAGACCCTAACTGCCTAATAAAGTCTCTCCGAGACTAGGTGTTGTTGTTTTACCGGTCTGACTTGAAATCTCTCATCTCCTAAGGGATAACCTTAGCTTTTCCTTTCCCCAGCTGCTGGTCTTCCTCAACCCTCTTGTATTTATCAATTCGGTCCATGAGTTGGCACACACTGATGACAGGCTTGCCAGTCAAAG encodes:
- the LOC115990458 gene encoding uncharacterized protein LOC115990458; its protein translation is MFNEIDGDFDDMTISTFKVGLPAEHSLRKSLTGKPVISVCQLMDRIDKYKRVEEDQQLGKGKAKGSHLHHSTGQGSQIGSEPQRDTSSRPPPEMINVIFAAPGKTDSCPSRVMSVARLSAKDNNLEPKKARMDIQSTLSFSNEDKIGTIQSHDDALVVTLKIGGYDVKRVMVDQGSGAEIMYPDLYKGLNLRPKDLTAYNSPLVSFDGKIVIPRGLIRLLVQASSEVVEVNFIVVDIQFYNLYLTNR